The Phycisphaerae bacterium genome has a segment encoding these proteins:
- a CDS encoding DUF2007 domain-containing protein, which produces MAKRSQSSSTPSTNSGRTGSPSRAKSRERRKSPRSFGSQNKAAAPELIVVTFAEDMEQAKEYESLLSANGIPAMIKGQSGESADTDGIAVMVPEDYLDEAHVVIESQDAYDDFYDFALEDEDEEDEGDFDSELFEDDF; this is translated from the coding sequence ATGGCAAAGCGATCTCAAAGTAGTTCGACCCCTTCGACAAACTCGGGGCGGACAGGCTCACCATCACGAGCGAAGTCGAGGGAACGCCGAAAATCACCCCGCAGTTTTGGTTCGCAAAATAAAGCAGCGGCGCCGGAACTTATCGTTGTTACTTTTGCGGAGGACATGGAACAGGCCAAAGAGTACGAATCTTTGCTGTCGGCCAATGGTATCCCCGCTATGATAAAAGGACAAAGCGGAGAGTCGGCAGATACTGACGGCATAGCCGTAATGGTTCCGGAAGATTATCTCGATGAAGCACACGTAGTAATCGAATCCCAGGATGCCTATGATGATTTTTATGATTTTGCATTAGAAGACGAAGACGAAGAAGATGAAGGTGATTTCGACAGTGAGCTTTTCGAGGATGACTTTTGA